In Cyprinus carpio isolate SPL01 chromosome A5, ASM1834038v1, whole genome shotgun sequence, the sequence taaagttttaaaaacagcaccccagtttaatgtctttaaaaaggaGCTAGCCATGTATACGGCCATTTGTTTAATCGGTGTGATATTGTTTAACCTGCTACATTGTTTATggctgtatgaatttatttaagtttatttggaTTAATTTCTTGAATGGTGTTTTGTTCATCTGTTGTagtatgattaatattaatgCCTCAGTCTGTGAGGACTTACAGCTGTACTTATGTTAGGCAGTGTTGTTCTGTCGAAatgcaaaattaaactaaattaaaatttttatatatatttatttacaagaaaaataaattacaaataaatcagtTATAGCCtactttgtacattttattttcatctaaataaaatatttttaatgcaaacaaaagGTAATGTAGTAGAGCTAAAGTTCTGATATGGGATAATGTGTATCACAAAAgggtaaaataattacatttcataaaataaaaataaagacatgagTGTTCTCTGGGGTAGTAACATATTAGCACACCATTTGTGGGAGTTGCTAGACTTTAATACCCCTTTAGTGGCTAAGTTTCCAAGATTTGACTGACTTCTTCTAATGCAGTATTCTAATATTCAGCTATTTATTCTTGGAAAGGGAAGGTTTGGCTAAACCTGATTGGGATGCGGTGTGAGCCAGATGTTTCATGGCATCCAAGAATCTGGCACatccattataaatgtataaatagggCATATTTTACTCCCAGTGTATTGTGTAAGATGAAGGTTAGATCAGATCCATACTGTCATCCCTGTAAATCTGCAGTAGGTTGTTCTTTGCACATGTTCTGGGAATGAAAACCCAGTGGTGTTTTCATTTTAGACTTTTGCAATCACTACTCTTTCAGACATTTTACACATGGATGTACCTCAGGACCCTCTGCTTTTTCTTCCCTTGGATGACTGCTCTCAAGATGAACTCTCATTAAAATAGGACTTTATTATCAGCAGCATGTACTGCTGCTAAAAAGACTATTTTAAAAGTGTGGAAAGAACCGCATGAACTATCAGCAGTGTGCCGTTGAGAAAAGCTTTGAGACACTGAAGTGATCAAATGACGGTGTGATGTTTGTCCCCAGCGCTGTGTGGAGCGGTCGAGGTTACTGGAGAAGTTCAGACAGATGGGAGAGGATTCGGATGGATCCAAGTGCTCGCTGCTCGTGCAGGAGGAGATGGAGGAGGAATGGAGCGCCTTACAGTCGTCCGATCACAGTCTCTGGAATGGAAGCGGCATCAGAGATGTGTGTATTGAGCACTGCTTTGCACCTTGCATTAATATTCAGTACCACTTCTTTTAGCGCCTCACCAACTCCAGCATTTGAAAGATCAGCAAACTCCTTTAAATCTTGTATTTATCCCTTAAAACACAAGTGATCTTTTCCGTTGGCACGTTTTACTATTGCTTTCAgccaatatttaaattatttggtgCACAAATACTTTTccagtataaataaataagctgtttTGCTCACAGGATACACCTAATTATAAATATTGTAGgatattttgattacatttctagatttctttttaaattaatgttttataacaaagacaaaaatagctaccataaattgcatttttttttaataaaaataaatttaatttgtattaaaaaaaatcttgcgtTTTATATtcacctaaaataataaataaatacagacttaaaaaaaattaaattgacttgtattaaaaaaatgtgtgtttatattaacctaaaataaataaataaacaaataaatacagacaaaaaaattaaattcatttgtaTTAAAAAGAATCTTGCTTTTATATtaaccttaaataaataaatacataaataaaaaacagactaaaaaaataaataaaattcatttattttaaaaaatcttgcgtttatgttcacttaaaataaataaatacagactaaAATCAAGGATATTTTCTATCTTTTCACAACTTTTAgtctttcttattattttgatttagtttttatttttttctcttcttgcCTATCGAGTAAtaggggtcaaaggtcactgctgcttttttattattttagtctttgtttttgttttgtttttttttttttttatttttctgggtttcctttttttttcttaaattcagataaattactcaaaaaaactgtaattaattaaaatgatgaaacctatacaattttttattaaaagttcaacaaaaaaattacattttatttataatttttttttgggttatatgaaatattatttttttttttacggaattatgtgttttgtttttttttttttctggttttctttttaattgctttCAGTTTTTGGATTTGCATGTCTAATCAATTGAACTCATAAAActgtaacaatttaataatttattaacttttttaacagtTATAGGGCTTTATAATCATTCTGGATTTATAATTGAATACAAATATATGACCAAAAACGGTGTTGATCAAAAGAAGGTAGTAACTTAGTTAATCCTGtgaaatgtattcaaatgaaAAGGTaacaatttgaaagaaaaaaaaagtcttttttaatttaaagtatttaaaatgtctaGATATTAATTtgtagtcactttttttttttttttttttttttttttttttttttttttagttttagctattttgGCATCTTAAGTTGAACTAAATGcaactagatttaaaaaaaagtgtgttatatatatatatatatatacacacacacacacacacacacacacgctttatttaaaaaaaaaaaaaaaaaattcaccacttttttttttttggttttagttaactgtcATAAGTTTGATGGTAACCTGAGCCACTCAATAAAGTGGTTTAATATGAGCATCTTCTCTCATGTCTCAGCAGGGTAGGAACGTTACATCCGAGGTTTTGCAGAATTGACTAGAACGACGCGTAACGGAGCACATGGAGGACTGTCTTCACAGCCCCAGCTTCTCTGTGTCCTGTAACACTGACGGATCACCAAACCTCACGATCAGCTGCAAGGTATTCATATGCTTTACATTCAGAGCTGGGCTTGTTAAATTCATTCTGAACTCTTTCAATCAActtgaaagatgtttttttttttgtttgcaggtGTGTCTGTCGTTCTGTGAGCCGTCCAGCCACACTGCAGAGAGTCTGAaggatgttttacatgttttgaaGATATTATTTCTGTGAAATAGAGAATTATTTTAACCTTTGATTCATTTCCCTTATTTGAGAGTCATGATGTAAAAGTACATCTCTTGAAACTCTTGATTTGTCCGATCTGGAACATGCTATTAAATGCACCACAGCCATATTTTTATCCATAAGCTGTTCTAGATAAAATCTCACAATGCTTGTCAAGAACATGTCTCAGTCATTAACCTCTAAATCAGAAATAAAGCATGCTTTAGCAATATCATGGCTTTTGCATTGagtgtattttaatgaaaatgttgcaGTTAAGCACTTCAAATTCTCATTAATGTTGTTTAAGAGATGACAGAAGTGAATATCTCTTTATATTTGTTGCTCCATAGTTGTATTTTGActgttgattaaaataaatatcagtaaTCTTCATTGAGAATATCTGTCTAGacatattaacacattttattttttgcattacagtaataatagTTTTGGAAGGAAATGTATATGTTAGGCAATGCAGATACTGTAAtggtccaaaaaaaacaaaacaaattccttTTGTAAAATATAGAAcgcttttattttggtgaaataaaatgttttttgatccTGTTTCACATACAAGATAATAAAACCAGTTTATTAAACACTTCAAGTTACTTTTTCAATGGATCGGACATCCGAGGTAAGTCTATGGTGAAGTGTTATTTCTGCACCAAAAATAATAACCGTTTCCAAACCTCCCcacatattttatcatttaatcaaaCTGGAAGTCCTGCCTAATTCATGCCAATTTAATAAAGTCACTTTTCAAGAAGTCAAATCGAGTCATTAAATTgagatgcataaaaaaaaaaaaaatgtgcctttTAGCAACACAAATAttatactgaaattaaattagaACAATCAGCCCAATATTTCCACTCCGTTTTATTTCTCATGAATGTTTCGTTCACATTCTCGACCCATAAACCCCTACGGTGACATCTGAACTGTAACCGGTGTGCACAAACatgacataaaattaaatagaaaactgttctgCCTCCGTCTTCGTCTTCGTCCAGTCATCACATCAGACCACGTGAGCCAGACACATCACAGAGTTTTGTGATAAATCTAGAAAATCTATTTGCATTTGACGAAAGTGCTGAGATCTTCCAGGAACTTGATGTACTCCTGATGCTCCAGCGCCGTGCTCAACTCCGTCAGCTCGTCCGCAAACGTGTTGTCGACGCCGCGGTCAGCCAGGAAGTCCATCAGATGGTCATACAGGGCCTAGAGAGTgtgaggggtcagaggtcaccgcTGTGCATTCGTTAGAGCTCTTTGAAATCGGTTTTATTTCTTccccattttcatttttctggattctagTTTAATGGTTAAATTCAATTTcagtaatcaaaataataataatgaaacctatacaatttaacaactatttattatcaaaaattaaatttttagggcTCTGTGAAtggcctgttttattttttctgaaattccattttaatggcctaattaaatttcaataatCAAAAGGCGCgtttaatcaattaaattaataaaataaaatgttaaaaattaaaaattttacaatAACAAGGCTcaatgaaatgaattaaattaataaattagagTTTTTATGGATTCCTTTCCCCCCATTTTAATCTTTCCAGATTCTGATTTAACGGTTATATTAGATTTTagtaactaaattaaactaaataaattaaatattgaaactaTACAATTTAACGACAATTTATTCCAATTTTTAcaacaaattaagcttttaagttttaattattctggattcagttttactattttaattaaattttagtaataaaaaagcaagccaatgaaataaataaatattaatatatatatatatatatatatatatatatatatatatatatatatatatatatatatatatatatatatttttttttttttttagaaattctgtttttaatttttttttctggatttatgatttaataaaattacattatcaAAAATTGTGGTGATCAAATTAAGGCACAAAAcatcaacaatttaattaatcttttaaaatgcaatcaatTGAAAATGTTACAATTCCTTTTTTTCAACGTGAGGcgtacagttaaaattaaaacattcaaataataaaaattgttatattccttaaaaaaaaaaaaatttgtagcaATTGTATTATTACTTTGAAAGTAGTCTATTGTGCAGAAGTAATATACTTCTATTAGAATTTCAAGATTCAAGTTAaatcaaagttttattttgacaggttgccatggagacagtgTTTAGCTCTCACCCAGTCCAGAGAGTCTGTGTTGAGTGTGTAACTGGTTTCCTTCCACTCGACGTCTCCCTCCGGCTGGAAACTGACCTCACGGATGGCGAAGATGTCGCTCTCCTCCTCACCCTCACCGTGACCGGTCTGCTCAGACACAGAGCTTTGGATATGACATCCATTCATTACGTTCCACAAGCTCTTTATGATAACGGGACCCACAACAACGAGAGAGAGAAAACCCACCCACCTCATCCTCGGGGAAATGACAGTCAAACACTAGTGAACTCTTTACTCCTGGTTTGGTCACTTCAACCACAAAGTTGGGTGTTGAGACAATTTCAGGctgaaaaacacagtaaaaacatgttaaaaacatgccgTGATGAGGTACAAGCTAGTGCTCAGTTATGTCCCGTTTTTAAAGCATAAAGGGCCTCAGCATGCTTACAAGATGACTGAAAACGACTAAACACAAAACAAGCAATAAAATCAGCTAGAAGAACTAAAAATCAAgagatttcttattttaattgtttttaatctgAAGAAGCAGGATTCACACAGTtttgaaaaacatgattttgattTTAACGGTGTGATTTCCAGACAGTAAAGtcacacaaatgaataaaactcAATGACTATgtgcattttttgaatttttgtatatgtttttgtatttttgcagttatgtaaaattttttatatgttttatattgtaggtattgaaaatatttgctaacatttattttaaagtgcttgTTAGTAGTAAGTAGATAACCCCAAAATTACTTATTTGTGTACTTGCACTGCAGCaaagattttatatatgtatatatacacatttatattttttatattctctagatcttttatatattatattctacgGTGAATTGCTTATGTTCCTCTCCTTATAAGCtgctttgaataaaatatttattaatataattcatctaataataataataataataataataataataataaatatttaaaaaaatgaattttaaatcttATATTCTCTAGAATTATATTCCTTGGTGAATTGCTTATGTTCCTCTATAAGCtgctttgaataaaatatttattaatataattcatataataataataataatatttttatttatttttataatgataataataataatgataataaatattttaaaaatgaatttattttaaattttatattttctagaaTTAAATTCTATCATTATTGCTTTTGTTTCTCTACTGGAagtttgctttggataaaagtgtttgcatACTGCAAATTGACATTATGTTCActttcatgtaataaaaaaaagccattttattaatgcatttatgactCACGTGTGATTTCATGCTGCAACCTTAATCTTATAAAACAACCCAAACAGCAACACCTTGAACAGTTTGAGAAGATGAGGCGTGTAGTTGTCTGTGCTTTTACCTCGTCCTCCGGACTCTTCTGCGCGTGCTCAGGATCCTCCTCCAGCTGCGGCGGGATGCTGTTGTTCACGTTAAAAGTGATGGTGACTCTGTCAAACACAAAACCCCACATAAGCATAAATATGATCAAACTATTTCTGCAAACGACACTTGATGAATTTGCTCAATGCATCTATTAATAATAAACGTTTGCTTGTGTGCTCTTGCATGCAATGCAACTGGATAAAAACATCGGTTTACTCTAAACAGAACTGATTTATAAAGCAATAATGCACGTGTGCCATCAGCCCTTGAGATGTGAAATAGCCATCACGTTGCTTGCATCTGATTCTGGTGGAGCGGATTAAACACACAGCGCTTACTTCTCTCCGGACAGCGAGCGGATGAGTTTGGCCTCCGTGCCGTTGAGCTCGAGCTCCCAGCCGCCGGACATTTTAGGAAGACTCTTGTTCTTCTGgatcttcttttcttctttgatTTCATCGGTGAGGAACTCTGCAAACGCTTTATCACCTGCAGAATAAAGACAGAATTAATAGACAACATACTGTTCTAGTGCACTAGTGATGAACCACACCTCACTGGTGACTTCATATGACCCCCGCACAGGAGAGGAATAGAAAGACATGTTCAACTTTTAGAAAACACATCTCGAGAATTTGTGGGGTTTTATTCCATTCCGCAGTGTCTCATATGTTCTGAATCTCACTCGTGTGGTTGGCGCCTTGGCTATTTGTATTAAgctatgcataaatacatgatgctgttttgttcttaTTGTTTATGCAATTTACTAAATTACATCGgatttataaatattagtttagacGTATACACTTTTTCACAGACAGTCGTTATTTCAATGCACTGAATGATCAGTTTAACGAGGAGCTTTATTTTGCTCATCGCGTCCTAACACTTATTTAATCTGTGTATAAAACATAAAGgagatatttgtttaaattttatttagtttgactgttaaaactaaaataagctGTCGTTTGATTTCGTAAACTGGgtaaattaaaaacacagtggTTAAATTTAAACCCTTTTTCTGCTGCTCATTGTTTAAgaaaggttattaaaaaaaagtcattaattaTCGATACCCAACGATAATATGAAAGATTATATCGTgatcctttttaaaaattatattgcacagcCCTGCTTTTACCGTGGTACTTTTTATTAGTTACCGTCAGTAGTTTTACCATAAAAAACAACTTTACCATGCTACTTTTTAGTTTGTACCTATACCTTTTACCATAAAAACTAATTTACCATGCTACTTTTTAGTTTGCACCTATACCTTTTACCGTAAAAAAAACCAACTTTACCGTGGACTTTTTAGTTTGCACCTATACCTTTtactaataaaaacaactttaccATGCTACTTTTTAGTTTGCACCTATACCTTTTACCGTAAAAAACAACTTTACCATGCTACTTTTTAGTTTGTACCTATACCTTTTACCATAAAAAACAACTTTACCGTGGTACTTTTTAGTTTGCCTATACCCttttaccataaaaaaacaactttaccatggtactttttagTTTGCACCTATACCttttaccataaaaaaacaactttaccatggtactttttagTTCGCACCTATACCTTTTACCATAAAAACAACTTTACCATGCTACTTTTTAGTTTGTACCTATACCTTTTACCATAAAAACAACTTTACCATGCTACTTTTTAGTTTGTACCTATACCTTTTACCATAAAAACAACTTTACCATGCTACTTTTTAGTTTGCACCTATACCTTTTACCATAAAAACAACTTTACCATGCTACTTTTTAGTTTGTACCTATACCTTTTACCATAAAAAACAACTTTACCGTGGTACTTTTTAGTTTGCACCTATAccttttaccataaaaaaaaacaactttaccaTTCTACTTTTTAGTTCGCACCTATACCttttaccataaaaaaacaactttaccatggtactttttagTTCGCACCTATACCTTTTACCATAAAAACAACTTTACCATGGTACTTTTATTAGTTAGCGTTCATAGCTTAAGCATAAATATAGGTTTCTGATGGTAGTTGGCTCGTGTGAGTGCGGAGCAGCGTGTACCCTCGGTGTGCAGGCTCCCGCAGCCGCAGGACAGTGTGGGCAGAGCCCGTGTCGCGGTGAGCAGCCTCGGCCTGGATCCGGACGCCGCTCCGCTGCTGCTGAGGCTCCAGAAGGACCTGCTGAAGCTCCTGCGGAGGGACGGCGCGGGTCTGACGGCGGGAGCGGAGCTGCTGAGGGACAGTCGGGCTGCGAGCTGAACCGCGCGGCTCACGGACTTCAGCATGACGGAGGTCGTGTTCGGTTGAGCTCAGAGCTGCTGGACGCGGAtcacacctgatgacacacacgtgGGGAAGGACACCGCGACCTCAGCGCTCTAACACCGGAAGCGTTCCGAAACGGAAACGAGATAAAAGTCTTGCACGCTGTCAACAACATAAACACGTGGCTCCAGTAGCTACAAGCGGATTAATACAACTCgttttattctgtttgtttgcttgttgatCTTCTAGATCCGTCATGCAGCTTTGTGGAGTTTGTAGCGAACATGTTCCTAAATACAGATGTCCGGCCTGCAGAATCAGAtagtgagtcattcattcaacactTTATACCATAAATAGATTTATCAGCTCACTTTTGCTTTTGGGACAAATCCTGATCATAACACCTTCCTTTCCCTTCTAGTTGTTCAGTGAGTTGCTTTAAAAGACACAAAGATGATGGTAAGTCTCTACTAAGCTATTATTCTGTGGACAattatttagattacatttacatttatgcatttgacagaagCGACATACGTTGCTTTCAATGTTTATACttaatcagttcatgcatttcttGGGAATAGAGCCCATGAACATGATGATGTTCAACTGTTTTCTtcttaaaagctttatttttttatttttttttttttttttttttttttttttttttgtttgtttttttttttaatgtattaatttcattattgttggtataattttattattcgtattatttattagattacttttattactaactaataattaatgttttaataaaattgttattgatgatatttattattgttatttttaattaattattttttactgattgcattatattttattattttctactgatattattttttttgtattgatttattgtttcatgtatttattatatttaattaaatagtattatactaattattattggtattcattcaattattttattattactaatataaatatcattatttttattattataactattagtagtagtagtaatacaaTTTTTGCAACTGTTactatttgctattattattattagttattttgtaCCTTAAACTTCCAGACTGCCCTGAGCACAAAGTCAAAAAATTAGTCAAAACCAAACTATTGAAGTGATTATTTCTCTTTCCTCTGACAGATGCATGCCATCCAGTTAAAGAATCAGATTCAGCCTCCAGCAGCTCAACACCAGCGAGCAGCGGTGAGTACATGATCATCAGTAATAGATGTGATGCTTTATGGGCGATCAGGAGAACTTTTCTGCCTCCTTTTGATGATGATTTTGAACAAAAAagttcagtaaatgtgtttgatttcagCTGAACAGCCGTGGACTGTCGAGGATCGTTTTGATGAAGACATTCAGACTGACAAAGTGCCGTTACAGAAACTTCAGCAGCTGGGTATGAAATGATAAACACCCCGTTCTCATGATctgtaatgctgtttttgtgaGATCAGTTCCAGACTGTTTTCATCCACACAGCTGATTCAGAGGCACTGAAGGGTCTGCTGAGGAATCCTCATCTCCGCCGGTTAATGATGTCCGTGGACTCGGCTGAAGATAAAGCCAAAGCCACGAAAGACGCCATGCAGGAGCCGCTGTTCGTGGAGTTTGCTGATCAGTGCTTAAAAATTATTGAACCGACAGAAGCAGAGAATGACGATGATGGCTTCTGATTGGACCGAACTGTCACATAACGGACCGATTCCTAACACAAGTGCATCAAGTTTTCACACAAATGTTAATACAGTCATGTACAATTTTGTACTAAACCAAGGCCTTTTGAATGCCAACaatgtcttaaaggaatagttcacccaaaaattaaaatgtacccCACCTCAAGCCATACaatgatgtaaatgagtttgtttcttcatcagatttggagaaatgtagcattgcatcacttgctcactggtggatcctctgcagtgaatgggtgccgtcagaatgagagtctggtgaaaaagtggtctgaatcaggagagaaatccgcacagatcaagcaccgttatattgatgtattttgatgtgagagacaacaggaggaagcgttttatggattatggactcatattttagccggaagcaacggtctgaagttaaaaacttcttaatgatggatttgtttcttacaaacacgcagcttctggcttctcaagacattaactgatggactggtgttttttgtgatgtttttatcagctgtttggactctcattctgacggcacccattcaacaAACTcccctacatcttggatgacctgagggtgattacatttttcattttggggtgaactattcctttacgaGACTATCTGCGGCGTAATTCCAGCATTTGCACAACTTGTTCTTCAGAGGTTTAAACATAGACTAAGAAACACGTTTTGTCATTCCTGAGGGATTTAGACTCCTATCTGACAAATAAACCTTTACGATAAAATAGCTGTCACTTTGTAGCATTTAGTATTCTGAAAATGTGTTGTTGAATATTCATGTTTTCTCAACATTACTGAGCTTTTGTGCTGTCAGACTCAATACAGCAGTCAGTAATTAATTACAtgcattttacaattaattttccAGACTACAGATTGTGTAAAAAGAAATCAAGAACAGAACAAGTCTGTAAAGATCTTTATTGGCATTATCAAAGTTTGACAAGTCTTGGATTGGTTCGTTAAAGAAGCACTGTGTGTTTTGCTGATTAACACCCTGAGAGTATAAATATACAGAGATCTAGATTATTATTGATCATAAATGCAGTTTGCACATGCAATTCAGTGTTTCATAACCAAAAACTCATATTTAAGGAGAAatgttgtgttttgcttttgAGCAGTTGGTGTTTGAAAATACTGTACGTTTCGGTCTAAAACAGCAAAAAGTAATCTGACAAAATTAAGAACTATAGATACATATGCATATagtattttaattcagtttgctTTGGTAAGAGCATCAACAGCAATGCAGAAACCATGGCTTTTCCCAGTATTTACCATGTAGTGTTTCATGTCTtgcattgtgcaaaaaaaaaaaaaaaaaaaaaaaaaaaagtgcaaaacttgtaataatttagtttttatgaatACTATACTCTCCAGTGTCTCCCTCAATTATCATTATAACTTACTGATATCATTATAGCATCATAATGTTTTAAAGTCTGTTATTTTATCAGTTTGTACACAATCAAATGCAAGGTTCtgaaaattttggtttttttatatttatattattattataaatagagaaaaaaatataatattttatataaatatcattttcaaGCTGTGCAAGAAACATTATTTCAATCATGACAGCTCATGCTAGTATAAAATGGAAGTTTTGTTGTGTAAAGTAATAGTTCTAAAAAACTCTAGTGTTTACTGATTGAATGCACAGCAGAATTAAAAGGCACTTGTGCTTCACGCTGAAACCTGAGAGAGTAAAAACAACTAAACACTGAATTGCACTAACAGTAAGGCAGCTAAATGTTTCATATCACTTAATGTAGTGTATTTCAAAGGTGCATTGATTGCATGACAGCTTTTAACAGGATGAAATCTCAGGTCCTCTCCTCCAGCAGGATCTGGTTGAATCCGGTCACCACGTCTGTCTTGTGCACTGGGTGCATGTCAGCGTACAGCAGCGGAGATCTCTGAAGATGCATCTTAATGGAGCCCTGTCAAAAATATAGAGTTACATAGCAGTTAaagcaatgtttaaaaatatactcacatctctcattaaaatctgtctgggttattacagttaactagaaccataaacatttttgttactttgtgttaatgtttatttgacacattattacacactttttgttctttattttgtattttattatatctttattttgtaCTGTACTGTCTTGGAAACTAGccgaaataaaatgtgtttaacttgaagtactaaaataagtaaacaaaaattaataaaaactttacagacatttaaaaactaaaaaaagacaaaaacatacaagACGATGACaaaaactttaaccaaaatttaagtgaaaaaaaaaaaatctaattcaaaataataacaaaaactataagagtatattaatactaaaataacacagctcTGAGTAAACTTGATTTACAAAGTGttattgtcaactaaaactaacttaaaaaaaaaaaaaccattcataaagtaataaagctaaaaaataaagataaaataaaataaaaaaatctaatgaaaattagaaatgttaccatggcaactaactgaactaaataagtttaagtactaaaattactaaataaataaataaaaatgaaagctaaatagaaataaaattacaaaagcacattacaaaatgacaaaaaataaaattaaatacaatagtacataaatattacagtttacaaaatttcataatacatgaaaaaaaaaaaaaacttgatctaCATCAGAGTAAAgatc encodes:
- the LOC109049875 gene encoding zinc finger HIT domain-containing protein 3-like, whose product is MQLCGVCSEHVPKYRCPACRIRYCSVSCFKRHKDDDACHPVKESDSASSSSTPASSAEQPWTVEDRFDEDIQTDKVPLQKLQQLADSEALKGLLRNPHLRRLMMSVDSAEDKAKATKDAMQEPLFVEFADQCLKIIEPTEAENDDDGF
- the LOC109049884 gene encoding complement component 1 Q subcomponent-binding protein, mitochondrial-like, whose translation is MLKSVSRAVQLAARLSLSSSAPAVRPAPSLRRSFSRSFWSLSSSGAASGSRPRLLTATRALPTLSCGCGSLHTEGDKAFAEFLTDEIKEEKKIQKNKSLPKMSGGWELELNGTEAKLIRSLSGEKVTITFNVNNSIPPQLEEDPEHAQKSPEDEPEIVSTPNFVVEVTKPGVKSSLVFDCHFPEDETGHGEGEEESDIFAIREVSFQPEGDVEWKETSYTLNTDSLDWALYDHLMDFLADRGVDNTFADELTELSTALEHQEYIKFLEDLSTFVKCK